One region of Anser cygnoides isolate HZ-2024a breed goose chromosome 22, Taihu_goose_T2T_genome, whole genome shotgun sequence genomic DNA includes:
- the LOC106046000 gene encoding olfactory receptor 4N5-like, protein MEYENNTVVKEFVLLGFSQTHKVQMILFFFFLLFYMIILPGNILIILTIQRESQLGTPMYFFLANLAFLDICYCCVTPPKMLADFFSHHKTICYNACMAQLFFLHFLGAAEAFLLMAMAYDRYVAICKPFHYTRLVNRAVCYVLVGASWAGGFIHGITLFALTIALPFCGPNILDNFFCDVHQLVKLACANTHMVELLMFLNNGVVIVMCFALLLISYAVLLLKLQTQSSKAKSKIASTCLSHIIVVFVMCGPAMYIYVLPFQAVPMEKVVALFHTVIFPLTNPLIYTLCNKEIRSSAWKLVSKYIFTCGKIKQTNKQVF, encoded by the coding sequence ATGGAGTATGAGAACAACACAGTGGTTAAAGAGTTTGTTCTGTTAGGATTTTCTCAAACCCACAAAGTCCAGATgattctcttcttcttcttcctgctgttctATATGATAATTCTCCCAGGCAACATCCTTATCATTCTCACAATTCAAAGGGAGTCCCAACTGGGAACAcccatgtattttttcctgGCCAATTTGGCATTCTTGGACATCTGTTACTGTTGTGTGACCCCACCTAAAATGTTGGCTGACTTTTTCTCACACCATAAGACAATCTGCTACAATGCTTGTATGGCgcagcttttcttcctccacttCCTGGGAGCAGCTGAAGCTTTCCTGCTCATGGCCATGGCCTATGACCGTTATGTAGCCATTTGCAAACCTTTTCACTACACCAGGCTTGTGAACAGGGCAGTATGCTATGTCCTGGTTGGAGCTTCATGGGCAGGGGGCTTCATCCATGGCATCACTCTATTTGCTCTCACCATTGCTCTCCCCTTCTGTGGCCCCAACATCCTGGACAACTTCTTCTGTGATGTCCATCAACTGGTTAAATTGGCCTGTGCTAATACTCACATGGTGGAACTTTTGATGTTTCTCAACAATGGAGTTGTCATTGTCATGTGCTTTGCACTTCTCCTCATCTCCTACgctgtcctgctgctgaagCTCCAAACACAGTCCTCCAAGGCAAAGAGCAAAATTGCTTCCACCTGTCTTTCCCACATCATTGTGGTTTTTGTCATGTGTGGCCCAGCTATGTATATCTATGTCTTACCCTTCCAAGCTGTCCCAATGGAAAAGGTTGTTGCTCTTTTCCATACAGTCATCTTCCCACTGACTAATCCCTTGATCTATACCCTGTGTAACAAGGAGATCAGAAGCTCAGCGTGGAAGTTGGTCAgcaaatacatatttacatgtggaaaaataaaacaaacaaacaaacaagtattttaa